In Papaver somniferum cultivar HN1 chromosome 1, ASM357369v1, whole genome shotgun sequence, a genomic segment contains:
- the LOC113332922 gene encoding dirigent protein 22-like → MGVEARGVVLQLSSVVVIVVLLIIQPRQIRIGMAKQCLINQQMRRNAAVDIFSTLFTSLYIVDNPLTEGPELNSTIVGRVQGLIGFAAQKKMASLVGLSYAFTDGKFNGSTLIIVTRNPILIPEREFPIVGGTGLFRLARGFANVKTVLLDPVAGIATIEYNVTVVHY, encoded by the exons ATGGGTGTTGAAGCCAGAGGAGTTGTATTGCAATTATCATCAGTAGTTGTAATAGTGGTTTTATTGATCATTCAACCCAGGCAAATCAGAATTGGTATGGCGAAACAGTGCCTTATAAACCAGCAGATGAGAAG AAACGCGGCAGTGGATATATTCTCAACCTTGTTTACCTCACTGTATATTGTGGATAACCCATTGACTGAAGGACCTGAACTGAATTCGACAATTGTCGGTCGAGTTCAGGGTCTGATTGGGTTTGCAGCACAGAAGAAAATGGCTTCACTCGTGGGGCTTAGTTATGCTTTCACAGACGGCAAATTCAATGGGAGTACTCTCATTATTGTCACCAGGAATCCTATACTGATACCCGAACGAGAATTTCCTATTGTCGGTGGAACTGGATTGTTCCGATTGGCTCGTGGATTTGCAAATGTTAAGACTGTTCTGTTGGATCCTGTTGCTGGAATTGCTACCATCGAGTATAATGTAACTGTTGTTCACTATTAA
- the LOC113290484 gene encoding dirigent protein 21-like produces MGIQALWIAVIFFLLIIQTQATKNWHDTIPSKPTEVFGKEKVTKLHFYFHDTISGNNPTGVVVARANTTAQSPTAFGLLAIIDDPLTEGPEITSKRIGQAQGLVGFASQEEFASLMALIYVFTDGKLNGSTINIVTRNPIMNPVREFAVVGGTGVFRFARGFANVKTFWVNVTSGDAIVEYNVTIIHY; encoded by the coding sequence ATGGGTATTCAAGCTCTATGGAttgctgtaattttttttttgttgatcatTCAAACCCAAGCAACAAAGAATTGGCATGACACAATACCATCCAAACCAACGGAGGTTTTCGGTAAAGAGAAGGTAACAAAGCTGCACTTTTACTTTCATGACACAATAAGTGGAAACAATCCGACTGGGGTGGTGGTTGCTAGAGCTAATACAACAGCTCAATCTCCGACGGCGTTTGGCTTGTTGGCAATTATAGACGATCCATTAACAGAAGGACCTGAAATCACTTCGAAACGTATTGGTCAAGCTCAAGGTCTAGTTGGGTTTGCATCACAGGAAGAATTTGCTTCACTCATGGCACTTATTTATGTCTTCACGGATGGTAAGCTCAATGGGAGTACAATTAATATTGTCACTAGGAACCCCATTATGAACCCAGTTCGTGAGTTTGCTGTCGTTGGTGGAACCGGAGTGTTCAGATTTGCTCGTGGATTTGCAAATGTTAAGACATTTTGGGTTAATGTCACCTCTGGAGATGCTATTGTCGAATACAATGTAACCATTATTCACTATTAG
- the LOC113290470 gene encoding dirigent protein 23-like, producing the protein MGVVAARVFLHPILFIVAVVSKSIIHQIQAQKVDWSETVPYEEQFRNKVTRLHFYFHDRVSGKNPTAIPIAQASTTNQSSTMFGTLRMIDDPLTEGSDPSSKVVGRAQGLYGFSGQDQLSLIAVVSYVFTDEKLKNGSSLSLLSHNPILNPVRELAVVGGTGSFRFASGFAQIKTLFFNLTSGDAIVEYYVTVVHY; encoded by the coding sequence ATGGGTGTTGTAGCAGCCAGAGTTTTTCTACATCCCATACTGTTTATTGTTGCAGTGGTTTCAAAGAGcataattcaccaaatccaagcTCAAAAGGTTGATTGGAGTGAGACTGTACCATACGAAGAGCAATTCCGTAACAAGGTGACTCGTCTGCACTTCTATTTCCATGACAGGGTGAGTGGAAAGAATCCAACTGCTATTCCAATTGCTCAAGCTTCTACTACAAATCAGTCGTCGACAATGTTTGGGACACTGCGAATGATAGATGACCCATTGACAGAAGGATCGGATCCTAGCTCAAAAGTCGTGGGTCGAGCTCAAGGGCTGTACGGATTCTCAGGTCAAGATCAGCTATCTTTAATTGCAGTGGTAAGTTATGTTTTCACTGATGAGAAGCTTAAAAACGGGAGCAGTCTCAGTCTTCTTTCCCATAACCCGATATTAAACCCCGTTCGAGAATTAGCTGTTGTTGGAGGAACTGGATCATTTCGCTTTGCTAGTGGATTTGCACAAATTAAGACCCTTTTCTTCAATCTTACAAGTGGAGATGCCATTGTCGAATATTATGTAACTGTAGTTCACTACTGA
- the LOC113290477 gene encoding dirigent protein 23-like: MANMSCVIVVLIVWIAMAAIAESKIEEVKNWKDNLSLGEEKMTKLHFYFHDILSGKKPSAVQIAQGKDTDKSPTFFGVLMMADDALTEGPEPTSKLIGRAQGLYGSAGQESLGLIMSMSFGFTEGVYNGSTLSVMGRNAAMKPVREMPIVGGTGVFQLARGNAVAKTHWFDGTTGDAIVEYNVTVLHY; encoded by the coding sequence ATGGCAAACATGAGTTGTGTAATAGTAGTGCTCATTGTTTGGATTGCGATGGcagcaattgctgaaagcaagATTGAAGAGGTGAAAAACTGGAAAGATAATCTAAGTTTAGGGGAAGAAAAGATGACAAAGCTTCACTTCTACTTCCATGACATATTGAGTGGGAAGAAACCAAGTGCGGTACAAATTGCACAAGGTAAAGACACTGATAAATCTCCAACTTTCTTTGGAGTTCTGATGATGGCTGATGATGCATTAACTGAAGGACCTGAACCAACTTCTAAACTTATCGGCCGAGCACAAGGACTGTACGGTTCGGCTGGACAAGAGTCTTTGGGCTTGATTATGTCTATGAGTTTTGGATTCACTGAAGGTGTTTACAATGGTAGTACACTTAGCGTTATGGGTAGGAATGCAGCTATGAAGCCGGTGCGTGAGATGCCGATTGTTGGTGGAACCGGCGTGTTTCAGTTGGCGCGTGGAAATGCTGTGGCTAAGACCCATTGGTTTGACGGCACTACTGGTGATGCCATTGTTGAGTATAATGTTACAGTTCTTCACTACTGA